The DNA sequence gcatgcatTTGTGCAGAAAGGCTAGATGAAATCTTGGCCTCTCAGGAGTCGGTGTTGAGGCCGCAAGTGGAGGCAGACTACAGAGCTGCCACGGTGAAGCAACGCCCAACTAGCCGCCGAATCACACCAGCAGAAATCAGTGTAAGACAAAGGGAACACTCCATAGCATTGTtgatacagtactgtgcaaacatAAGCTGGAAATTAAATCAATGAAGGTTTGCTCTGACTTCTGAGCAGAATtgcatattaaataataaaatatgagaAAGTGTAAAATGgaatattttcatataatacttctttatgtgtgggtgtgtgtttgcataTAGTCTCTTTTCGAGCGGCAGGGTCTTGCTTTACATGGTGCTCTTCACCCAGCCTTGGAAAAATCTCACATGCAGCTGCCCAAAGGCATGTCCAGAACCAAGTCCTTCGGTAATCCTACAACATTATAAACATATCTGTGTTAATTCACAAGCAATTTAGATATAAGTGAACATTTCCAGATGTTTTCCTTACTTAACAGTTGCATTTCATTTGTTCACTGCTGTCCAAAATGAGGTCCCCAGAGTTACTTTGCCTACCCTAACATATTTATTAGAGTTTCTTTATTCTGAATGAAATAGTATTTGAAGTAGTTATTGCTGATTTTAACACAGATGAGCACAGGATTTAAGGATTTCCTTTTATCAGTCTATCAGTTTCAGTAATATCAGTCATGATGGGAGAAGACTAAGACTGCTTCTGAGCACGTGTTGACAGAGTTTTCCATGCAGCTCCGTCTCTGTCCATGCAGGAGCCACTGAGGAGGACCGTCTGTCTGCCCTGGCGGCAGAGCACAGATTTCCCAGGAGCTCCTCGATGACGGACAGCCTGAGAGACAGTCACAGCATCCCTCCCCCACCACAGACCGCaccccctcctccaccttcactCTACTATCTAGACACGGGTCCTCCTCCTCCGGCATTCTGCCCCCCGCCGCCTCCCTCTAGCCGATTTCACGACCCTAGCCGCTCCAGCTTTAAACCAGGTTCGGAACCACGGCTGCACGCCCTGCCGCAGACCATGTCGGCCGAGCTGTACGAGCCACCCCGTCACGCAGCCCTCATTGAGCGGCAGAAGAAGGCTCGATCCATGATCATCTTACAAGACTCCACCCATCTCCCCGTGGAGCCCACAGACATCCCACGGCCCGGGCCAGCCTCCACCCCGCCCGAAAGGATCAAAAGGAAAGGGCGGGTCATCGACAACCCTTACGCCAATGTGGGCCAGTTCAGCATGGGCCTGTACTCACCGGCACCCAGCAAGCCTCAACGCAGGAAGAGTCCACTGGTGAAGCAACTGCAGGTGGAGGACGCCCAAGAAAGAGCATCGCTGGCCCTGGCTTCAGTCCACTCCCGGGAGCATTCACCCACCGGTCGGCTGGCAGCTCACCACACCAGCAGGGCCGAGTACTaccagcagcagctgctgcagGAGCGTACACGTGCCCAGGCAGAGGGGCTGCTGCAGGGCAAGGGGCCTTTTGCAGCTGCCATCGCTGGAGCCGTCAAGGACAGGGAGCATCGTCTTGAAGAGCGGAGAAAATCCACAGTCTTCCTGTCCGTGGGCACCATGGAAGGTAGCTCGGCCACACCTGTAGAGGCCCCCTCCCTCACGCAGTCCCATTCTGTGGATGAACGCTTGTTGTCCAGTGAGCTCGGTCAGCTGCCTCCGCCCGCCCTGGCATTGCGACCCTCTCCAGGGGGCACCACCTTTATTCACCCACTGACAGGCAAGCCCTTGGACCCCAACTCCCCGCTGGCACTTGCGCTGGCCGCAAGGGAACGGGCTTTAACCTCCCAGagccagtcccctgtcagcagCCCAGAGCCCAGGACTAAACGTGAGGCTGCTGGAGGGGTGCTGCTCATGGACACCCAAACCAAAGAGGCTGAACGTTCTGAAGGTGAGGGAGAGCTTGCTTCACCACCCTTCTCCCCTGGAAAAAGGAGTTACACTCCTGCCCCCATTAGCAAGATCCAGTGGGGAACACCCACCACTGCAAGAAAAGAATTGGAAATCGGAGCAGAGAAAAAGGAGGAGAGGAAGGCAGAGGACAAGAAGAGCATGATCATTAGCATTATGGACACATCACAGCAGAAGACCGCTGGGCTAATTATGGTTCATGCAACCAGTAATGGACAGGCAGTAGGACTAGGCACAGAACGCGTCTCCCCACTGCCGAAAGGCATGCGATCAGAGAGCCCAAAACCTATGCTAGCTGAAATTAAGCGTGCCAAGTCCCCTGGTCCAGAAGCAACCTCCACACCTACTCCAACACCCACCACTCCCTCAGCCTCCCAGGCTCCTCCTAGTCCCACCTCAGATAAAACCTCCCAGCCATCCCCAAGCCAGTCCTCAGATAAAACCCTGGCCCAGGGAAGCTCAGAGGAAGATGTGGAGCCCTATACAGTGACCTTACCACCCGCCATGCTGTCCTCTAGTGATGAGGAGACGAGGGAAGAACTTCGAAAAATCGGCGTGGTTCCTCCACCTGATGAATTTGCCAATGGTCTCCTGGCAAAGGCGCCGGAAGCTGCCAtacctcctgctcctcctctggCAGGAAAGCAAGCAGTCCCCTCAGCCCCAGCCCCTGCCCCTTCGACAGCAGCTGCTGCCGCAGCAGCTCAGACCCCCGCCACCACTGGCCCACCAGCAGCCTCAGGGAAGCCATCTGAGCCCCACCTGGGCCCAGAGTCTGCTGCTGACTCtggggtggaggaggtggacACTCGTAGCTCCAGCGATCACCACCTGGAGACCACGAGTACCATCTCCACCGTCTCCAGTatgtccacactgtcctcagagAGCGGTGAGCCGACCGACACGTACACCTCCCACGCCGACGGCCAGACCTTCATCCTCGACAAGCCGCCAGTGCCTCCGAAGCCAAAGCTCAAGTCCCAGCTCAGCAAGGGCCCCGTGACTTTCAGGGACCCCCTGCTCAAGCAGTCCTCTGATAGTGAGCTGCTCTCTCAGCAGCATGCAGCTGCCCTGGCTGCCGCCACGGGGGCCTCAGGCCCGGCAAGACCCCGCTACCTCTTCCAGAGACGCTCCAAGCTATGGGGGGACCCCATAGAGCCCCGTCCGCTTGCAGGCGCAGAGGAAGGCAAGCCCACTGTGATAAGCGAGCTCAGCTCCAGACTGCAGCAGCTTAACAAGGACACGCGCTCGCTTGGAGAGGAGCCCCTCGGAGGCTCGCTCGACCCCGGACGCAAGTCACCAGTAGCTGGTGCCAGGTAAGGGGTCAGCTTAGTAGGATCAGTGAGCTCAAATTCATAATGCTCTCCGAATTTGAGGTCTTAGTTAGAGCTCAAACACTTCATGATCCTGCTGAGCACTAAAGGGTGAGTCTATCTAATGAGGCAAAGGCcattctgtaaataaatgtgacCATAACTCCATAACTCCTCTGCAATGCTGATATCTATCCACATTCCCATTCAATAGCAGAAACAATGAAGGAAACGAGAAAGTCTTTATTCTCATGAACAGCATGTGCTGCTGTTGACCTCATTAGCAATTACACAAGAAGACATTTGGGGACAGTACCTGACTTAGAATTATGTGTGTCATTGGaaagttttttttctgctgtctCTGTCAACAAATGACTTCTGTGTGATTTGGGTCACAGCCTAATGATGATTGTTCTAGTCTAAAGGGTTTCAgcataaaaaattaaacaaataaaaagctgaatttGACACCGTTTTTATAATCACACCCAATGAATAGAGGCCGTCATATTTAAATGGTGAGCCAGCTTTCttcataaaatgacaatttgAAATTAAACAGTGGTTCACGATGTCCCTGCTTTCAATAAACATAATCACTCTGGCAAACACAGTCTTATTTTAACATTGAGTGGCAATATAAATAATGCAGAATCATTTGACTGAATTTTGACTAACCACAAGTAGGATTCATAAATCTCCCAGTATTCTGGAACGCATATCATTGTGGATAAAGTGCTAAATTCTTTGTGAACTGTTAGACATCTTTAGAATAAATTATTCCAGTGTTCAGCACGTTGAGCTGAACCCATATTGTGTGCCACATTGATAAATCCCCTTATGATGCTGTTGGACTGCCTTGTGTACAAAGTGTGCTGCACCACAAAAGCTAGAAAAATCTCTCCCATCACTCTGCTAACTCTGTTGGAATAAACAATGATGTGTGAGGCAGGAAAAACTTTCACTCATAGCAAGTTATGTTCTGATGCAGAATAAAAACATAGGAAGTTAGATCTGCAGCATTAGAGCCGCTGCCTGTTTATTAAAgcaattattataaaatgtggCAGAATGTGTGTTGTtaccatttttgaaaatatatgaaaaattgaATCAAATGAGTTTTGAAATTGCATTTGCCACTCTTTTCAGCTGAATATTCTGATGCTAATGACATACTTGAAATGCATTCTCCAGTATTAATTGGATTATGGATTATTTCAGAATGAAAGAATTAGAACTTACTGATGTGCATAAGACATTCCTAggcatgttttattattaaatactaAAAACCTGCACTGTAGTTTAATCCCCGGTGGATTTGCTGGGGGTTTTGTGGCCTTTTCTTGGCAGTAGCATTCTTGCTGATCACCTCTCATGCAGCCGTTGTAGTCCTCTCAGACAGTTAACTTATAAACAGCACTACCTCAGAGCCCATTACAAACAATACTTGCTATGTTTAGTCTGAGTGGTCTTCCAAATATATCTTGTGCCAGATTGCAAATTATAGCTTACATTGTAGCACAGATGCTAACAGTGGTTGATGCTGTACTGATTTTCACAGATCTGTGCATTAGCATTAGCCGACACAGCTGCTGTTTAGTGATGTTAGCGCATCAGAATTTCTGACTCACCCCATTCTGTCTCTAAGGCAACACTGCAACCCTTAAGCGGGAGCACACTGAAAATTAAGGTTTGCATCTATAATCACTGCATAAACATACTGTAGTTCTCAAATAAGCAGCAAAGATCTAGACATGGTCAGCAGACTGATGTACaaacttttaaacactgcataCAAGGCATTAGTATATGATTAATAGAAACATTCGTTTCTTGAATTCACACTTAATAATTTGTAGTCGTATATGTGGCCTCCTGCTCTTTAGGAGACATTAAAATCTAATGTTTAAACTGCTTTATTTCATTGACAAGTTTGGAGCTTCAGCAGTATCTCAACGCTCGACGATTACTGGTAAGTAAAGGAGACTTAGCTGAGGCTTAGCTTAGATGTCTTAGTTGAGCTGTAGTGTCTGTAGATCACCAGCATAAAAACTTCATAGGAACATCCCACAGGAGGTTATTGGGAGAGACTCATCTTTTATTAACGCAGGTCATTTCAGACACAATGGTCAGTAGAAAATGACTTCTCttgtctgctttttttttcttttaatatccTGACATACAACTGAAGTCCTTTATATTCCTACAGATTTGACAAGGACATGGAAGAGAATAAACGTTAGCTTTTAGCCCAATAGGGTAAATCAAACATCATTCCTATTATTTTCTCATCTCAGATAACCTCTTCACTAATCCCACATTAACAAATCAACCTCTGATGACACTTTGCTTATAGTTATCACATTCTGTAGGTCACCTGTTGCCTTGTCACCGCCCCCTCCCCCCCTGTTCAGTCCCCCAAAAAATGATGATATCTCTGTGTAGCACAATTGATTAAGAGTTTGTTCAAATTTTTgccatattattatataatttttccATCCATTTTTCCCAAGTGTTGAGTTACGTAGCGAACATTTGTTGCTCCACACTGTGGGGTGTTCACATGGTAACAGAGGGCCTTGAATGCACTCTCTTACCCTCTAATTTCTCACTTCTAACTTCTGCTAGACCTCTCAGTACCCCTACTCTCTCAATCTTCAGCaccttaaaaataatatttcatctcatatttgttccattttttaaataaattgtatCCAGATTaaaatattggatgtgtgtgaTGCCACTGAGGGCCAGAAGTGTGCAGGGTaaatttgtgatgtcactgaaGGCATGTGATGAAGGTGGCCTCTCCTCCTCACCAGCATCAGTCATTCTTTGAGTATTTACATGTTCCCAGTGTCTATCTCTGTCCTGGTCCTCATTGCTCCCCATTCATTCATGTTTCAGCTAGTGCTTGCTCACAGTGGGGTTTGAGATGCGTGCTGTGTTTTGTCAAGCAGCTCTAGGGACCATTCTTAACACTCTGTCATTGCTTTTCTGGGAAGAATGTTTCCACATTCATTTGGTTTTTATGCTTTTCGGGTCTTTTTTTCTATCTCTCTATTTCTATTATTCTGATCATAATGACACCTGACCCTGGACTTACATTTGAAGGCAGCACTTGTTCTTACTTATGTTCTCACTTTTTTAGTTGAAAGAACACTACGtactatttttaccttaaagttacagcttcaaaatcattgggaTGTTTCACAGAGCTGTATTACAGAAAAcaaagcctctgtcattgctactctgagctcagcactgaagaaactgcactatgtaacatttggatgAGGGTAGGAAagcaccccctccccctcccaaatgatttcagtacagtgctgtgaaaattaattacactagggggagcttCACAAGGAAAAGgaatcttacttagtgttcctttaatgtaacCACAACCTTTTCCTCATTGTAGACCACTTCTATTCACCCATTCTTTAGAGGGTGTCCTCTCAGTGTAAATAGAGTCACAGGGTTTTGATATGTCAGTGATCTGACCAAggctgtttttaatttaatgtcattttaacaTATCCATCCTAGGAAATACTGTGTAACATTCTAGAACTCCAAAGGAGAAGCTGAAGTCTGGGGCCAGTTGTTGATTTGTCCCATCCCTTTTTGTTTGGTTTGACAttgttgatgtgaaatgccTGTGTGTTTCTGCTCTCTCATGGACTGATGCTAACCAACCGCTCTTTGTTTATCATTgcctctatctcactctctttttgtctctctctctctctgtctctctctcactttctccctctctctctttttgctcactctctctctctctgcatgccACGCTGCTCTGTctagaactgaatctgaggctAAGCCCCGGAGGGTCGGGCACCTGTGTAAGTGCGCATGCATCATCTCATCttcctctctttccttctctagTCCTGCCCCTCTTCGTCAGACATCCCTGCCTCTCTCCCCTTCCTTTCTATCTGTGTCTCACTGGCTCCTCATCCCACTTCAGCCGTCATGCTAACCGCTACACTCATCATTAAACATAGTCAATCAGGCTGGGGGCTGAGCTTAAGACTAAGTTCAGGTTGTGCTCTAGGTGTTTATCTGAAACACCTTTCTGGACACTTCTAGAAAAATAGAAGAGATTGGGAAATGCGAAAGCAGGCTTCAAGCAATTAGGTGGTCAGCAGCGTGACAATACGCTCAGCTAATGAATTGACGATAGAAAATTGTTTGAAAGGAAGTGTGTCATATGACATTGTGCTGCAACATGATTGACTGGTTTAGATGAACTAATTATAGGATACAGCTAGAGCTAGTACTGCACATCTCAACCATTTCTGCATCACAGTGTATGAGCTTGATACACATGTAGTGGTCAAGGCTGAAGCAGAGGTAGCCTCAGACTGATGCAGTGTTGTGGTTAATCATCAGTGGGTCATATTCAGCGTGTGATCAAAAGTCAGACACTCACTCCATTTATTTTGGAGCCTTCTGCCTACTCAGTGAAAAGTTACAGACTTCCATCCTTCCTTCCCGCTTTGCTTTCTCTCCGTTTCTCACTTTTAGTCAGTTGTTAATGGGCTGCTCACCTGATGCATGTTACGTTGCACAATAGGCTTTACCTGAACTTCAGtactttcacacaaacacaagagtGTTGTACACTGATCCACCATAACCTTATGagcaccttgtttctacactcactgcccattctactgaccatacaggagcactctgtactTGTATAATTACAGACTACAGCCCATTTGTTGCGCTGTATACTCTACTACCcattttcacactgttcttggTCAGgacggtggatcattctcagtgccaacgacgtggtggtggtgatagTGTGTGCTGAGCTGGTATGAGTGAATCAGAGATAGTAATTCAGTTGTTGATGCACAGTTtgtgacactgaggtgtataaaaactctagcagcactgctgtgtctgatccactcatagcaTTACAGCACACACTATGTTAGTGTcgctgcagagctgagaatgatccaccatggTCCtcatcattgaagaacagggtgaaagggggaaaataaagtatacaagcaacaaatggactgtAGTCTGTAATTAGgaaactacagagtgctcctatatgtgtggacagtgagtgtagaaacaaggaagtgctcgtgatggttgatctgtgtatattccATCCATATTTCATCTAACCTGATATATAATAACTGTTTCATTTTTTCTTGCTACATTTTTGTCCAGAGGCCAGTTATTGACCACACATTACATACTTTCACATTCTCTGTAGGGTTAAATACAGCTCAATATTACTTTTagccatttaatttcatttattttttcaattttGCCTTCTCCTAGCGTACTTTTTATCACTTGTCAGTGAAGGGATAAAAGACTTGCTGATGCTCAGTTGTGCAGGGCCTGATAGACCGTTTAAATTCATTAGAAGTGAATGTGAGTGCTTTAAGGGGAACGCAGTGTTCTAGGGTCCTAGCCGATTTAGAACCCTAAATTGCATTTGcaaaaggagaagaaaacatTATACATACATCTAAATACTTTATAACTTTGGGATTTTCCTGGGCATTCCACTTTTTGGGGGTTTTGTAACTAACAGACTGATCAGCTCAGACTGTTTcgagtcactctctctctaatacAGCTGCACTGTAGAGCTCTCTTGCTTGTGTTCCGGCTAAACGCATTAATGACACATCTCACTAACACAAAGTTAATGCGTTTGCCACACCTCTGGCCAACTCGAATAACTCTGCTGTCTTAAAATAACTGGTTTGGCCCATGGTTCATGAAAGACAGACTTAGCAGGAAAGAGCCACCGTAGAATAAATGAGTACAGACAAGAATAGAAGAGTCACTAGGCTCTTTCCTGTATTTCATTACCCAAGTTGAATTTTCACTTTTACTTTCTTCTCCCTTTTCCAATTCTATTCCATTCCTtacttctccctctttctctcagacTCTTCAGCAGTTTAGGGGAGCTCCACACCATCTCTCAGAGAAGTTACGGCACCACCTACACCATCCGTCCGGGCAGCCGTTATCCGGTGACGCGTCGGACCCCCAGCCCTGGCTCCCCGGATCGTTCTGACCCCCTGGGACCAATCCGGGGCTTTGGCCTGGCCTCCTCCCCCACCACTCCCCCCACCATCCTCAAATCATCCAGCCTCAGTTTGCCTCACGAGCCAAAAGAGGTGCGTTTTGTCATGAGGAGCTCCAGCGCCCGGAGCCGCTCACCCTCGCCTGCCCACTCCCCCGGGCTGCCCACACCACTGCTTACCCTCCGCCCCTTTCACCAGAAGCCCCTGCACCTGTGGAACAAGTACGATGTGGGCGACTGGTTGGTGAGCATTAATCTGGGTGAACACCGAGAGCGCTTTCAGGAGCATGAGATAGAAGGCTCCCACCTGCCTGCACTAACCAAGGACGACTTTGCTGAGCTGGGGGTCACCCGTGTGGGGCACAGGATGAACATCGAGCGAGCACTGAAACAGCTGCTGGAGAGTTGACCCCTCGCCCGCCGCCATCTGTAGCTAGCCTAGCCACACGAGTCTCgttccctttttttttgtttttgtttttgtttttgttttgtttttttgttttgtttaatgaatCTGTATTCACTTAAAGCCCCGAATCTTTTTATTGGTAAGCCCCACCTCTTTAGTAGCAGTTTCAAGCAaaactgccccccccccccccacatatTCCCCTCCCATCGCTACAACAGCCATAAAGAGTGGAATTATAGTGGGGCTCTGAATCACATGAAAATCATTTACTGCACCACTTTCATCACTGAACACAATAATCACCCTTAGTTTCCAtctctcttctccctgtttCCCCTCCTTTCCGTACCATCGGCCTATTGCTATCCGCCACTTAGGGTTCCCCCAgtcattcaaaaaaaaaaacatggaaataataacaacaaaaggAGGGATGATGTTGGAAGAGGGAAGTTCAGTTGCCTTTCAGAATCTTTTCTAATACATGGATGAGCAGAGTGGGCGAGGTTGGGTTCTTTCTACCTGCCGCTCGCCCCCTTCTGGCTGAGGGACGTATTACATCTGGAGAATGTTAAACCAACACTAGTGGCTTTTTCATAATCAGACTTTTCCTTTTGGGAATCCCAGAGGGAATGTGACATTAGATAGGATATCTCAATGTATTTACATAGCTttgaaaaaaggagagagacaaagaaaaggATGAACTGTGCAAAAGGGCACTAGTCTCTCTCCCTTAGATGATGTTTATTCCATCAATAATTTACTCATTTTTAccaattatatacatatatatatttgacaGAAAAGTATATAGATATATGGATATAACATTTTGTCATAAATATAAAACTTATATATGGTATTCTATATAAAGAcactgttgatttttttttttcctaatggTCATCCTTTTATGGACTGTAGCATGAAAAATCACATCACTAGGTGTGATAGGTATCAGATTTGTTAACAGCGCATTGTACCACCCCTTTTTTTCTCTTGCTTTATTTGATGAATATATTGTGGTTTATCAAAACTAGGTCTTCCGCCTACAATTAGGGCGTCCCACGGTGGCGAGTGCGTCGACTCCCTCTGTCTCGTACACAACACACGCTACTAAGTACTTGACATCATCTACGACACTGTCAACGAacagcacactcacacatgaaTATTCCTCCATATCAAATTTTACCCAAAGTCTAAACCATCTTCACTCTATTTTAGTTTTCATTTGGTGATTTTTAAGTCAATTTGAGATCAGCTACGCAATAAGAGTGTgcacgtgtgtttgtgtgcgcagTAATGAGGCCACCGTGGGACATGAAGCATTTTTACCATACACGGTAGCTCAGCTGCATGTTACTGACAGATGTTTAagatctcataaaaaaaaaacagaaggcaGAATCTATAATTGTAAGAGATTTTCTGAGCCACTACACAGGGGCTCATGTGGCTCAGGGGCTCTTCAGCTCTAAGCACTGAAGCATTTAGGCAGTTCATTTGGGCTTtcggttttgttttttaattattattattatgattattctTTGTTTTCTGTTAAACCCCATCATAGGTGGATTTTGTAGCTTGTGAAATATAATGCTTagaataattttatattaattaaactTAGATTGAATTTTAGAATGACTACAAAACAAAGCTAAAAAAAAGTTGTCCTTTCAAAACTCACAAGTGTAAATATGGACAAATTACAAATGATTTGCTTTTTATATCAATCACAAGCAATGTATATACAATAGTTTTCatataaatttttaaaaataaaaaaatatatagatctATATATGAATGTTTGGCATATATGCATAGTTAACCACCTGTCGAAAAAGGTGAAAAGATTTTATTCTTTGTATGGACAGAGTTTGGGGATGATTTGCACAAAACAAGGTGCTAGCATTCAAGCCATTCATTCTCATGTGTCCAGTTCCATCACCTCATTTCCATCGTCCCACCGAGAAACGCATCTCACACGAACATCATGCCAGAGTTCTGCATAGGGAACATAAGAACAAAAGAAAGGGTGTGTGGCCATGAATTGATAAGTTAATAAATGTCTGAAGAACTGTCAAAGACAATAATGTGAAACGCGGACAGTAGCTCGTGCTAAAACACAGAAACGCCTATGGGCCATCACTGGTGTTGGAATCCCTAAAGCAACAAAGTGAAGTCAGACTTGAAGAGCCAAGGACAACCCTTTCACGGTGCATCTTCCTGATGAAGTTTCTGGAGCCACCTCTTATCCCATGAAGCCGCCAGGAACAATTTGTGGAAGCCTCCTGGTGGCTGTGTTTCCAAATTAGCATCTCATCATTGAGTCTGAATCCAGATCACAGAGCTTTCCCTTGTGCCCTTCTAGCCGTTATGTCCCTGGATGAAACTGGGATTTGTGGAAGTCTCACTAGTCAGACTTTTTATTTCTTCCACTTTGAGTGTGGGGCTTGTGATGGAAATGCTGGAAAAGGGAAATGAACAGCCACACATCCCAAGAGAAGAATGAGAACTTTGGATTTTCATTTCCCTTCTCCAGCATTCACATGTTTT is a window from the Hoplias malabaricus isolate fHopMal1 chromosome 11, fHopMal1.hap1, whole genome shotgun sequence genome containing:
- the shank3a gene encoding SH3 and multiple ankyrin repeat domains protein 3 isoform X4, which produces MANLKKFMEYVQQRNTEKVSKFLEKGLDPNFHDPETGECPLTMAAQLEGCAELIKVLKGGGAHLDFRTRDGITALHKAVRTKNHTALITLLDLGASPDYKDSRGLTPLYHSSMVGGDPYCCELLLHDHAQVGCVDENGWQEIHQACRHGHVQHLEHLLFYGADMSAQNASGNTALHICALYNQDSCARVLLFRGANKEIKNYNSQTAFQVAIIAGNFDLAEIIKVHKASDVVPFRETPSYTNRRRVTGGGTLTSSRSLLRSASDNNLNGADVGPAHSPVPSLRSLPPLAPPGGEVADGSLQSTGSSRSSHSRSPSLHRVTEEPDPHTLRRHPHTHAHSRGRLSPGTVQRDPSPPPSGPSRALSGARGPKRKLYSAVPGRTFIVVKPYTPQGEGEIQLNRGERVKVLSIGEGGFWEGTVKGRTGWFPAECVEEVQMRQYDPRLETREDRTKRLFRHYTVGSYDNFTSYSDYIIEEKDAVLQKKENEGFGFVLRGAKAETPIEEFTPTPAFPALQYLESVDVEGVAWRAGLRTGDFLIEVNGVNVVKVGHKQVVSLIRQGGNSLLMKVVSVTRKPESEDVVRKKAPPPPKRAPSTTLTLRSKSMTAELEELASARRRRGERLDEILASQESVLRPQVEADYRAATVKQRPTSRRITPAEISSLFERQGLALHGALHPALEKSHMQLPKGMSRTKSFGATEEDRLSALAAEHRFPRSSSMTDSLRDSHSIPPPPQTAPPPPPSLYYLDTGPPPPAFCPPPPPSSRFHDPSRSSFKPGSEPRLHALPQTMSAELYEPPRHAALIERQKKARSMIILQDSTHLPVEPTDIPRPGPASTPPERIKRKGRVIDNPYANVGQFSMGLYSPAPSKPQRRKSPLVKQLQVEDAQERASLALASVHSREHSPTGRLAAHHTSRAEYYQQQLLQERTRAQAEGLLQGKGPFAAAIAGAVKDREHRLEERRKSTVFLSVGTMEGSSATPVEAPSLTQSHSVDERLLSSELGQLPPPALALRPSPGGTTFIHPLTGKPLDPNSPLALALAARERALTSQSQSPVSSPEPRTKREAAGGVLLMDTQTKEAERSEGEGELASPPFSPGKRSYTPAPISKIQWGTPTTARKELEIGAEKKEERKAEDKKSMIISIMDTSQQKTAGLIMVHATSNGQAVGLGTERVSPLPKGMRSESPKPMLAEIKRAKSPGPEATSTPTPTPTTPSASQAPPSPTSDKTSQPSPSQSSDKTLAQGSSEEDVEPYTVTLPPAMLSSSDEETREELRKIGVVPPPDEFANGLLAKAPEAAIPPAPPLAGKQAVPSAPAPAPSTAAAAAAAQTPATTGPPAASGKPSEPHLGPESAADSGVEEVDTRSSSDHHLETTSTISTVSSMSTLSSESGEPTDTYTSHADGQTFILDKPPVPPKPKLKSQLSKGPVTFRDPLLKQSSDSELLSQQHAAALAAATGASGPARPRYLFQRRSKLWGDPIEPRPLAGAEEGKPTVISELSSRLQQLNKDTRSLGEEPLGGSLDPGRKSPVAGARLFSSLGELHTISQRSYGTTYTIRPGSRYPVTRRTPSPGSPDRSDPLGPIRGFGLASSPTTPPTILKSSSLSLPHEPKEVRFVMRSSSARSRSPSPAHSPGLPTPLLTLRPFHQKPLHLWNKYDVGDWLVSINLGEHRERFQEHEIEGSHLPALTKDDFAELGVTRVGHRMNIERALKQLLES